One genomic region from Oncorhynchus gorbuscha isolate QuinsamMale2020 ecotype Even-year linkage group LG13, OgorEven_v1.0, whole genome shotgun sequence encodes:
- the LOC123993671 gene encoding ribose-phosphate pyrophosphokinase 1-like isoform X3 — MVDSVEIGESVRGEDVYIVQSGCGEINDNLMELLIMINACKIASASRVTAVIPCFPYARQDKKDKVGSRAPISAKLVANMLSVSGADHIITMDLHASQIQGFFDIPVDNLYAEPAVLKWIKENIAEWKTCTIVSPDAGGAKRVTSIADRLNVDFALIHKERKKANEVDRMVLVGDVTDRVAILVDDMADTCGTICHAADKLISAGATKVYAILTHGIFSGPAISRINNACFEAVVVTNTIPQEEKMKTCPKIQVIDISMILAEAIRRTHNGESVSYLFSHVPL; from the exons ATGGTGGACAG TGTTGAGATCGGGGAGAGTGTCCGTGGAGAGGATGTCTACATCGTACAGAGCGGCTGTGGGGAGATCAATGATAATCTGATGGAGCTGCTGATTATGATCAATGCGTGTAAGATCGCCTCAGCCTCCCGGGTCACAGCCGTCATCCCCTGCTTCCCCTACGCACGGCAGGACAAGAAGGACAAGGTGGGG AGTCGAGCGCCCATCTCAGCCAAGCTGGTGGCTAACATGCTGTCTGTGTCTGGGGCTGATCACATCATCACTATGGACCTCCACGCCTCACAGATCCAG GGTTTCTTCGACATCCCGGTGGATAACCTGTATGCTGAGCCTGCTGTACTGAAGTGGATCAAGGAGAACATCGCAGAGTGGAAGACCTGCACTATCGTCTCTCCAGACGCAGGGGGAGCCAAGAG AGTGACTTCCATAGCGGACAGGCTCAATGTGGACTTTGCTCTGATccacaaagagagaaagaaggccAATGAGGTGGATCGCATGGTGCTGGTCGGGGACGTCACGGACCGGGTGGCCATCTTGGTGGATGACATGGCAGACACCTGTGGTACTATCTGTCACGCGGCTGACAA GCTGATCTCAGCTGGTGCTACCAAGGTGTATGCCATCCTGACCCACGGTATCTTCTCTGGCCCGGCCATCTCCCGGATCAACAACGCCTGCTTCGAGGCCGTGGTCGTCACCAACACTATCCCtcaggaggagaagatgaagacCTGTCCTAAGATACAG GTGATTGACATCTCTATGATCTTGGCAGAGGCCATCCGCAGGACCCACAACGGAGAATCTGTCTCCTACCTCTTCAGCCACGTCCCCTTGTAA
- the LOC123993671 gene encoding ribose-phosphate pyrophosphokinase 1-like isoform X2: MPNIKIFSGSSHRELSHKIADRLGMELGKVVTKKFSNQETCVEIGESVRGEDVYIVQSGCGEINDNLMELLIMINACKIASASRVTAVIPCFPYARQDKKDKSRAPISAKLVANMLSVSGADHIITMDLHASQIQGFFDIPVDNLYAEPAVLKWIKENIAEWKTCTIVSPDAGGAKRVTSIADRLNVDFALIHKERKKANEVDRMVLVGDVTDRVAILVDDMADTCGTICHAADKLISAGATKVYAILTHGIFSGPAISRINNACFEAVVVTNTIPQEEKMKTCPKIQVIDISMILAEAIRRTHNGESVSYLFSHVPL, from the exons ATGCCGAACATTAAGATATTCAGCGGTAGCTCGCATCGGGAACTGTCTCACAAAATTGCTGACCGTCTTGGGATGGAACTCGGGAAGGTTGTCACCAAGAAATTCAGCAATCAAGAAACATG TGTTGAGATCGGGGAGAGTGTCCGTGGAGAGGATGTCTACATCGTACAGAGCGGCTGTGGGGAGATCAATGATAATCTGATGGAGCTGCTGATTATGATCAATGCGTGTAAGATCGCCTCAGCCTCCCGGGTCACAGCCGTCATCCCCTGCTTCCCCTACGCACGGCAGGACAAGAAGGACAAG AGTCGAGCGCCCATCTCAGCCAAGCTGGTGGCTAACATGCTGTCTGTGTCTGGGGCTGATCACATCATCACTATGGACCTCCACGCCTCACAGATCCAG GGTTTCTTCGACATCCCGGTGGATAACCTGTATGCTGAGCCTGCTGTACTGAAGTGGATCAAGGAGAACATCGCAGAGTGGAAGACCTGCACTATCGTCTCTCCAGACGCAGGGGGAGCCAAGAG AGTGACTTCCATAGCGGACAGGCTCAATGTGGACTTTGCTCTGATccacaaagagagaaagaaggccAATGAGGTGGATCGCATGGTGCTGGTCGGGGACGTCACGGACCGGGTGGCCATCTTGGTGGATGACATGGCAGACACCTGTGGTACTATCTGTCACGCGGCTGACAA GCTGATCTCAGCTGGTGCTACCAAGGTGTATGCCATCCTGACCCACGGTATCTTCTCTGGCCCGGCCATCTCCCGGATCAACAACGCCTGCTTCGAGGCCGTGGTCGTCACCAACACTATCCCtcaggaggagaagatgaagacCTGTCCTAAGATACAG GTGATTGACATCTCTATGATCTTGGCAGAGGCCATCCGCAGGACCCACAACGGAGAATCTGTCTCCTACCTCTTCAGCCACGTCCCCTTGTAA
- the LOC123993671 gene encoding ribose-phosphate pyrophosphokinase 1-like isoform X1, translating to MPNIKIFSGSSHRELSHKIADRLGMELGKVVTKKFSNQETCVEIGESVRGEDVYIVQSGCGEINDNLMELLIMINACKIASASRVTAVIPCFPYARQDKKDKVGSRAPISAKLVANMLSVSGADHIITMDLHASQIQGFFDIPVDNLYAEPAVLKWIKENIAEWKTCTIVSPDAGGAKRVTSIADRLNVDFALIHKERKKANEVDRMVLVGDVTDRVAILVDDMADTCGTICHAADKLISAGATKVYAILTHGIFSGPAISRINNACFEAVVVTNTIPQEEKMKTCPKIQVIDISMILAEAIRRTHNGESVSYLFSHVPL from the exons ATGCCGAACATTAAGATATTCAGCGGTAGCTCGCATCGGGAACTGTCTCACAAAATTGCTGACCGTCTTGGGATGGAACTCGGGAAGGTTGTCACCAAGAAATTCAGCAATCAAGAAACATG TGTTGAGATCGGGGAGAGTGTCCGTGGAGAGGATGTCTACATCGTACAGAGCGGCTGTGGGGAGATCAATGATAATCTGATGGAGCTGCTGATTATGATCAATGCGTGTAAGATCGCCTCAGCCTCCCGGGTCACAGCCGTCATCCCCTGCTTCCCCTACGCACGGCAGGACAAGAAGGACAAGGTGGGG AGTCGAGCGCCCATCTCAGCCAAGCTGGTGGCTAACATGCTGTCTGTGTCTGGGGCTGATCACATCATCACTATGGACCTCCACGCCTCACAGATCCAG GGTTTCTTCGACATCCCGGTGGATAACCTGTATGCTGAGCCTGCTGTACTGAAGTGGATCAAGGAGAACATCGCAGAGTGGAAGACCTGCACTATCGTCTCTCCAGACGCAGGGGGAGCCAAGAG AGTGACTTCCATAGCGGACAGGCTCAATGTGGACTTTGCTCTGATccacaaagagagaaagaaggccAATGAGGTGGATCGCATGGTGCTGGTCGGGGACGTCACGGACCGGGTGGCCATCTTGGTGGATGACATGGCAGACACCTGTGGTACTATCTGTCACGCGGCTGACAA GCTGATCTCAGCTGGTGCTACCAAGGTGTATGCCATCCTGACCCACGGTATCTTCTCTGGCCCGGCCATCTCCCGGATCAACAACGCCTGCTTCGAGGCCGTGGTCGTCACCAACACTATCCCtcaggaggagaagatgaagacCTGTCCTAAGATACAG GTGATTGACATCTCTATGATCTTGGCAGAGGCCATCCGCAGGACCCACAACGGAGAATCTGTCTCCTACCTCTTCAGCCACGTCCCCTTGTAA